A window of the Trichoderma asperellum chromosome 6, complete sequence genome harbors these coding sequences:
- a CDS encoding uncharacterized protein (TransMembrane:1 (o31-54i)), with protein MASSLKGYAKGGHETLICVRVVGGPFEQAGNALLCVLRISLLALLMQIVALAAGSKSQSESLAKGDGHPRCRALLCARSSDIFAQRPEQWCRDIREGQEERNRTDPCSIDY; from the exons ATGGCCTCGTCTTTGAAGGGCTA TGCTAAAGGTGGTCACGAGACGCTCATTTGCGTCCGCGTCGTCGGTGGTCCCTTTGAGCAAGCAGGAAATGCTCTTCTCTGCGTGCTCCGTATAAGTCTGCTTGCCCTTTTAATGCAGATCGTCGCACTGGCGGCAGGATCAAAGTCTCAGTCTGAGTCGCTGGCCAAAGGCGATGGCCACCCACGTTGCCGGGCTCTTCTGTGCGCGAGATCGTCAGACATTTTCGCCCAACGACCAGAGCAGTGGTGTCGGGATATCAGAGAGGggcaagaggagagaaatCGCACAGATCCCTGTTCCATCGACTACTGA